The Oncorhynchus masou masou isolate Uvic2021 chromosome 6, UVic_Omas_1.1, whole genome shotgun sequence genome has a window encoding:
- the LOC135542146 gene encoding CXXC-type zinc finger protein 1-like isoform X4: MAKAIRQWYCLRCQDDNSSLEIKYRPKKSREKEAESQRESERNFERQNSTPDYKSEKRCGSNVKRSARMCGQCEPCLRTEDCATCDFCKDMKKFGGPNKIRQKCRFRQCDVRARKMLRVKDEEFNLRERRDNSYHRRRRYSDDYDSEAELYEKYKAAGYDENMPWLSNEEDGPPFSPVLRKKAVKVKHVKRRENKFDKKKESRRHKQKQKHKDKLRHNNKGDARDGGGQRQCLGPSCVEAARANSKYCSEECGIKLAANRIFEILPQRIQQWQQSPCVAEEQGKKQLERIRRDQQNARIRLTDMEKRFHELEGIIAKAKQQVVQQDEEANEGDNEETDLLIFCVSCSHPINPKVALRHMERCYAKYESQTSFGSMYPTKIEGATRLFCDVYNPQSKTYCKRLQVLCPEHSRDPKVPGDEVCGCPLVRNVFEVTGEHCRVSKRKCNKHYNWEKLRRAEVDLERVRVWYKLDELFEQERNMRTAMTNRAGLLALMLHQTIQHDPLTTDLRCNKDR; the protein is encoded by the exons ATGGCCAAAGCTATCAGGCAGTGGTACTGCCTGCGATGCCAAG ACGACAACTCATCATTGGAGATAAAATACCGTCCAAAGAAGAGCCGTGAAAaggaggcagagagccagagagagtcagagagaaattTTGAAAGACAGAACAGCACTCCAGATTATAAATCTGAAAAGCGCTGTGGATCAAAT GTTAAGCGCTCCGCTCGTATGTGTGGGCAGTGCGAGCCCTGCTTGAGGACTGAGGACTGTGCCACGTGCGACTTCTGCAAGGATATGAAGAAATTTGGTGGTCCCAACAAAATAAGACAGAAGTGTCGATTTAGGCAGTGTGATGTCCGGGCCAGG AAAATGTTGCGTGTGAAGGATGAAGAGTTTAATTTGCGTGAAAGGAGGGATAATTCCTACCACCGGCGAAGACGATATTCAGATGACTACGATAGTGAGGCAGAACTCTACGAAAAGTACAAGGCGGCAGGATACGACGAAAACATG CCATGGCTCAGTAATGAGGAGGACGGCCCTCCCTTCAGCCCTGTCCTGCGAAAGAAAGCTGTTAAGGTCAAGCATGTGAAGAGACGCGAAAATAAATTTGACAAGAAA AAAGAGTCACGGCGGCACAAACAGAAGCAGAAGCACAAGGACAAACTTCGGCACAACAATAAGGGCGAtgccagagatggaggagggcaGCGGCAGTGCCTCGGGCCCAGCTGTGTTGAGGCAGCACGCGCCAACTCCAAATACTGCTCAGAGGAATGTGGCATAAAGCTGGCTGCCAA CCGGATCTTTGAGATTCTCCCTCAGCGTATCCAGCAGTGGCAGCAGAGCCCCTGCGTCGCTGAGGAGCAGGGCAAGAAGCAACTGGAGCGGATCCGGAGGGATCAGCAGAACGCCCGCATACGCCTCACCGACATGGAGAAACGCTTCCACGAGCTGGAGGGCATCATTGCCAAGGCCAAGCAACAGGTGGTCCAGCAGGATGAGGAG GCAAATGAAGGGGATAATGAAGAAACCGATCTACTGATTTTCTGTGTGTCCTGCAGTCACCCTATCAACCCAAAAGTGGCATTGCGACACATGGAGAGATGTTATGCTAAG TATGAGAGCCAGACTTCTTTTGGTTCCATGTACCCAACTAAGATCGAAGG AGCAACAAGACTGTTCTGTGATGTGTACAATCCCCAGAGCAAGACCTACTGCAAGAGGCTTCAGGTCTTGTGCCCAGAGCATTCCAGGGACCCAAAG GTCCCAGGGGATGAGGTGTGCGGCTGTCCTCTGGTCCGTAATGTGTTTGAGGTGACGGGAGAGCACTGCAGGGTTTCTAAGCGCAAATGTAATAAGCACTACAACTGGGAGAAGCTCAGAAGAGCCGAGGTGGACCTGGAGCGTGTCCGAGTG TGGTACAAACTAGATGAGCTCTTTGAGCAGGAGCGCAACATGAGGACTGCTATGACCAACAGGGCAGGTCTACTTGCTCTCATGCTGCACCAAACCATTCAGCATGACCCACTGACAACAGATCTCCGTTGCAACAAGGACAGATAG
- the LOC135542146 gene encoding CXXC-type zinc finger protein 1-like isoform X3: protein MEGEKPPVYCICRKPDINCFMIGCDNCNEWFHGNCINLTEKMAKAIRQWYCLRCQDDNSSLEIKYRPKKSREKEAESQRESERNFERQNSTPDYKSEKRCGSNVKRSARMCGQCEPCLRTEDCATCDFCKDMKKFGGPNKIRQKCRFRQCDVRARKMLRVKDEEFNLRERRDNSYHRRRRYSDDYDSEAELYEKYKAAGYDENMPWLSNEEDGPPFSPVLRKKAVKVKHVKRRENKFDKKKESRRHKQKQKHKDKLRHNNKGDARDGGGQRQCLGPSCVEAARANSKYCSEECGIKLAANRIFEILPQRIQQWQQSPCVAEEQGKKQLERIRRDQQNARIRLTDMEKRFHELEGIIAKAKQQVVQQDEEANEGDNEETDLLIFCVSCSHPINPKVALRHMERCYAKYESQTSFGSMYPTKIEGATRLFCDVYNPQSKTYCKRLQVLCPEHSRDPKVPGDEVCGCPLVRNVFEVTGEHCRVSKRKCNKHYNWEKLRRAEVDLERVRVWYKLDELFEQERNMRTAMTNRAGLLALMLHQTIQHDPLTTDLRCNKDR from the exons ATGGAGGGGGAGAAGCCACCTGTGTACTGTATTTGTCGAAAACCAGACATCAATTGCTTCATGAT TGGTTGTGACAATTGCAATGAGTGGTTTCATGGTAACTGCATCAATCTCACAGAGAAGATGGCCAAAGCTATCAGGCAGTGGTACTGCCTGCGATGCCAAG ACGACAACTCATCATTGGAGATAAAATACCGTCCAAAGAAGAGCCGTGAAAaggaggcagagagccagagagagtcagagagaaattTTGAAAGACAGAACAGCACTCCAGATTATAAATCTGAAAAGCGCTGTGGATCAAAT GTTAAGCGCTCCGCTCGTATGTGTGGGCAGTGCGAGCCCTGCTTGAGGACTGAGGACTGTGCCACGTGCGACTTCTGCAAGGATATGAAGAAATTTGGTGGTCCCAACAAAATAAGACAGAAGTGTCGATTTAGGCAGTGTGATGTCCGGGCCAGG AAAATGTTGCGTGTGAAGGATGAAGAGTTTAATTTGCGTGAAAGGAGGGATAATTCCTACCACCGGCGAAGACGATATTCAGATGACTACGATAGTGAGGCAGAACTCTACGAAAAGTACAAGGCGGCAGGATACGACGAAAACATG CCATGGCTCAGTAATGAGGAGGACGGCCCTCCCTTCAGCCCTGTCCTGCGAAAGAAAGCTGTTAAGGTCAAGCATGTGAAGAGACGCGAAAATAAATTTGACAAGAAA AAAGAGTCACGGCGGCACAAACAGAAGCAGAAGCACAAGGACAAACTTCGGCACAACAATAAGGGCGAtgccagagatggaggagggcaGCGGCAGTGCCTCGGGCCCAGCTGTGTTGAGGCAGCACGCGCCAACTCCAAATACTGCTCAGAGGAATGTGGCATAAAGCTGGCTGCCAA CCGGATCTTTGAGATTCTCCCTCAGCGTATCCAGCAGTGGCAGCAGAGCCCCTGCGTCGCTGAGGAGCAGGGCAAGAAGCAACTGGAGCGGATCCGGAGGGATCAGCAGAACGCCCGCATACGCCTCACCGACATGGAGAAACGCTTCCACGAGCTGGAGGGCATCATTGCCAAGGCCAAGCAACAGGTGGTCCAGCAGGATGAGGAG GCAAATGAAGGGGATAATGAAGAAACCGATCTACTGATTTTCTGTGTGTCCTGCAGTCACCCTATCAACCCAAAAGTGGCATTGCGACACATGGAGAGATGTTATGCTAAG TATGAGAGCCAGACTTCTTTTGGTTCCATGTACCCAACTAAGATCGAAGG AGCAACAAGACTGTTCTGTGATGTGTACAATCCCCAGAGCAAGACCTACTGCAAGAGGCTTCAGGTCTTGTGCCCAGAGCATTCCAGGGACCCAAAG GTCCCAGGGGATGAGGTGTGCGGCTGTCCTCTGGTCCGTAATGTGTTTGAGGTGACGGGAGAGCACTGCAGGGTTTCTAAGCGCAAATGTAATAAGCACTACAACTGGGAGAAGCTCAGAAGAGCCGAGGTGGACCTGGAGCGTGTCCGAGTG TGGTACAAACTAGATGAGCTCTTTGAGCAGGAGCGCAACATGAGGACTGCTATGACCAACAGGGCAGGTCTACTTGCTCTCATGCTGCACCAAACCATTCAGCATGACCCACTGACAACAGATCTCCGTTGCAACAAGGACAGATAG
- the LOC135542146 gene encoding CXXC-type zinc finger protein 1-like isoform X2, whose amino-acid sequence MDSEVSDFEPAPGLVSTMEGEKPPVYCICRKPDINCFMIGCDNCNEWFHGNCINLTEKMAKAIRQWYCLRCQDDNSSLEIKYRPKKSREKEAESQRESERNFERQNSTPDYKSEKRCGSNVKRSARMCGQCEPCLRTEDCATCDFCKDMKKFGGPNKIRQKCRFRQCDVRARKMLRVKDEEFNLRERRDNSYHRRRRYSDDYDSEAELYEKYKAAGYDENMPWLSNEEDGPPFSPVLRKKAVKVKHVKRRENKFDKKKESRRHKQKQKHKDKLRHNNKGDARDGGGQRQCLGPSCVEAARANSKYCSEECGIKLAANRIFEILPQRIQQWQQSPCVAEEQGKKQLERIRRDQQNARIRLTDMEKRFHELEGIIAKAKQQVVQQDEEANEGDNEETDLLIFCVSCSHPINPKVALRHMERCYAKYESQTSFGSMYPTKIEGATRLFCDVYNPQSKTYCKRLQVLCPEHSRDPKVPGDEVCGCPLVRNVFEVTGEHCRVSKRKCNKHYNWEKLRRAEVDLERVRVWYKLDELFEQERNMRTAMTNRAGLLALMLHQTIQHDPLTTDLRCNKDR is encoded by the exons GACAGTGAAGTGTCAGACTTCGAGCCTGCACCAGGGCTTGTGAGCACTATGGAGGGGGAGAAGCCACCTGTGTACTGTATTTGTCGAAAACCAGACATCAATTGCTTCATGAT TGGTTGTGACAATTGCAATGAGTGGTTTCATGGTAACTGCATCAATCTCACAGAGAAGATGGCCAAAGCTATCAGGCAGTGGTACTGCCTGCGATGCCAAG ACGACAACTCATCATTGGAGATAAAATACCGTCCAAAGAAGAGCCGTGAAAaggaggcagagagccagagagagtcagagagaaattTTGAAAGACAGAACAGCACTCCAGATTATAAATCTGAAAAGCGCTGTGGATCAAAT GTTAAGCGCTCCGCTCGTATGTGTGGGCAGTGCGAGCCCTGCTTGAGGACTGAGGACTGTGCCACGTGCGACTTCTGCAAGGATATGAAGAAATTTGGTGGTCCCAACAAAATAAGACAGAAGTGTCGATTTAGGCAGTGTGATGTCCGGGCCAGG AAAATGTTGCGTGTGAAGGATGAAGAGTTTAATTTGCGTGAAAGGAGGGATAATTCCTACCACCGGCGAAGACGATATTCAGATGACTACGATAGTGAGGCAGAACTCTACGAAAAGTACAAGGCGGCAGGATACGACGAAAACATG CCATGGCTCAGTAATGAGGAGGACGGCCCTCCCTTCAGCCCTGTCCTGCGAAAGAAAGCTGTTAAGGTCAAGCATGTGAAGAGACGCGAAAATAAATTTGACAAGAAA AAAGAGTCACGGCGGCACAAACAGAAGCAGAAGCACAAGGACAAACTTCGGCACAACAATAAGGGCGAtgccagagatggaggagggcaGCGGCAGTGCCTCGGGCCCAGCTGTGTTGAGGCAGCACGCGCCAACTCCAAATACTGCTCAGAGGAATGTGGCATAAAGCTGGCTGCCAA CCGGATCTTTGAGATTCTCCCTCAGCGTATCCAGCAGTGGCAGCAGAGCCCCTGCGTCGCTGAGGAGCAGGGCAAGAAGCAACTGGAGCGGATCCGGAGGGATCAGCAGAACGCCCGCATACGCCTCACCGACATGGAGAAACGCTTCCACGAGCTGGAGGGCATCATTGCCAAGGCCAAGCAACAGGTGGTCCAGCAGGATGAGGAG GCAAATGAAGGGGATAATGAAGAAACCGATCTACTGATTTTCTGTGTGTCCTGCAGTCACCCTATCAACCCAAAAGTGGCATTGCGACACATGGAGAGATGTTATGCTAAG TATGAGAGCCAGACTTCTTTTGGTTCCATGTACCCAACTAAGATCGAAGG AGCAACAAGACTGTTCTGTGATGTGTACAATCCCCAGAGCAAGACCTACTGCAAGAGGCTTCAGGTCTTGTGCCCAGAGCATTCCAGGGACCCAAAG GTCCCAGGGGATGAGGTGTGCGGCTGTCCTCTGGTCCGTAATGTGTTTGAGGTGACGGGAGAGCACTGCAGGGTTTCTAAGCGCAAATGTAATAAGCACTACAACTGGGAGAAGCTCAGAAGAGCCGAGGTGGACCTGGAGCGTGTCCGAGTG TGGTACAAACTAGATGAGCTCTTTGAGCAGGAGCGCAACATGAGGACTGCTATGACCAACAGGGCAGGTCTACTTGCTCTCATGCTGCACCAAACCATTCAGCATGACCCACTGACAACAGATCTCCGTTGCAACAAGGACAGATAG
- the LOC135542146 gene encoding CXXC-type zinc finger protein 1-like isoform X1: MKKRDHDTESSGVSSKESIKRTKDSEVSDFEPAPGLVSTMEGEKPPVYCICRKPDINCFMIGCDNCNEWFHGNCINLTEKMAKAIRQWYCLRCQDDNSSLEIKYRPKKSREKEAESQRESERNFERQNSTPDYKSEKRCGSNVKRSARMCGQCEPCLRTEDCATCDFCKDMKKFGGPNKIRQKCRFRQCDVRARKMLRVKDEEFNLRERRDNSYHRRRRYSDDYDSEAELYEKYKAAGYDENMPWLSNEEDGPPFSPVLRKKAVKVKHVKRRENKFDKKKESRRHKQKQKHKDKLRHNNKGDARDGGGQRQCLGPSCVEAARANSKYCSEECGIKLAANRIFEILPQRIQQWQQSPCVAEEQGKKQLERIRRDQQNARIRLTDMEKRFHELEGIIAKAKQQVVQQDEEANEGDNEETDLLIFCVSCSHPINPKVALRHMERCYAKYESQTSFGSMYPTKIEGATRLFCDVYNPQSKTYCKRLQVLCPEHSRDPKVPGDEVCGCPLVRNVFEVTGEHCRVSKRKCNKHYNWEKLRRAEVDLERVRVWYKLDELFEQERNMRTAMTNRAGLLALMLHQTIQHDPLTTDLRCNKDR, encoded by the exons GACAGTGAAGTGTCAGACTTCGAGCCTGCACCAGGGCTTGTGAGCACTATGGAGGGGGAGAAGCCACCTGTGTACTGTATTTGTCGAAAACCAGACATCAATTGCTTCATGAT TGGTTGTGACAATTGCAATGAGTGGTTTCATGGTAACTGCATCAATCTCACAGAGAAGATGGCCAAAGCTATCAGGCAGTGGTACTGCCTGCGATGCCAAG ACGACAACTCATCATTGGAGATAAAATACCGTCCAAAGAAGAGCCGTGAAAaggaggcagagagccagagagagtcagagagaaattTTGAAAGACAGAACAGCACTCCAGATTATAAATCTGAAAAGCGCTGTGGATCAAAT GTTAAGCGCTCCGCTCGTATGTGTGGGCAGTGCGAGCCCTGCTTGAGGACTGAGGACTGTGCCACGTGCGACTTCTGCAAGGATATGAAGAAATTTGGTGGTCCCAACAAAATAAGACAGAAGTGTCGATTTAGGCAGTGTGATGTCCGGGCCAGG AAAATGTTGCGTGTGAAGGATGAAGAGTTTAATTTGCGTGAAAGGAGGGATAATTCCTACCACCGGCGAAGACGATATTCAGATGACTACGATAGTGAGGCAGAACTCTACGAAAAGTACAAGGCGGCAGGATACGACGAAAACATG CCATGGCTCAGTAATGAGGAGGACGGCCCTCCCTTCAGCCCTGTCCTGCGAAAGAAAGCTGTTAAGGTCAAGCATGTGAAGAGACGCGAAAATAAATTTGACAAGAAA AAAGAGTCACGGCGGCACAAACAGAAGCAGAAGCACAAGGACAAACTTCGGCACAACAATAAGGGCGAtgccagagatggaggagggcaGCGGCAGTGCCTCGGGCCCAGCTGTGTTGAGGCAGCACGCGCCAACTCCAAATACTGCTCAGAGGAATGTGGCATAAAGCTGGCTGCCAA CCGGATCTTTGAGATTCTCCCTCAGCGTATCCAGCAGTGGCAGCAGAGCCCCTGCGTCGCTGAGGAGCAGGGCAAGAAGCAACTGGAGCGGATCCGGAGGGATCAGCAGAACGCCCGCATACGCCTCACCGACATGGAGAAACGCTTCCACGAGCTGGAGGGCATCATTGCCAAGGCCAAGCAACAGGTGGTCCAGCAGGATGAGGAG GCAAATGAAGGGGATAATGAAGAAACCGATCTACTGATTTTCTGTGTGTCCTGCAGTCACCCTATCAACCCAAAAGTGGCATTGCGACACATGGAGAGATGTTATGCTAAG TATGAGAGCCAGACTTCTTTTGGTTCCATGTACCCAACTAAGATCGAAGG AGCAACAAGACTGTTCTGTGATGTGTACAATCCCCAGAGCAAGACCTACTGCAAGAGGCTTCAGGTCTTGTGCCCAGAGCATTCCAGGGACCCAAAG GTCCCAGGGGATGAGGTGTGCGGCTGTCCTCTGGTCCGTAATGTGTTTGAGGTGACGGGAGAGCACTGCAGGGTTTCTAAGCGCAAATGTAATAAGCACTACAACTGGGAGAAGCTCAGAAGAGCCGAGGTGGACCTGGAGCGTGTCCGAGTG TGGTACAAACTAGATGAGCTCTTTGAGCAGGAGCGCAACATGAGGACTGCTATGACCAACAGGGCAGGTCTACTTGCTCTCATGCTGCACCAAACCATTCAGCATGACCCACTGACAACAGATCTCCGTTGCAACAAGGACAGATAG